The following are encoded together in the Myxocyprinus asiaticus isolate MX2 ecotype Aquarium Trade chromosome 7, UBuf_Myxa_2, whole genome shotgun sequence genome:
- the LOC127443582 gene encoding uncharacterized protein C4orf54-like codes for METLQTAIASREDTGPFKKPLENKKEQCNGGDHNETNYVDLGNPVDMKTDSTKTVKVTFTGEGNQLAIFKCKGDTSGSGIKSPGERVGNEYADKSPSNESRADNVGIEKCYSERLHGERARHINVPSEDDLPGDEVNNKDAETNAKPENPKYETEELQYTDMYLNSRCESKDGTSAADAESRYITTHEIQLTELDHDVDYEFGRGSCWDFEDDNLVYSFVDYASFDSDETTLGRIQSKSKSNKVQHTLRAAKLSDTGALVSTESELYESDKCASSDEGASKIQHDRRNSAGHIQLSIKASSRAINDNAAVLEEKNVRFHTRRAGERGHYSFRSSDSKSETPYDRYFIPPPGRQHLASKLRGKDINEYSSGASSSVSELDDADKEVRNLTARSFRSLACPYFDAINLSSSSESSMSEHGLSINKWSAFVDLNYSSMTQGREQNKLARKNSSPLLEGNKSAECKNVKDLGHTNTLHPQTKILSLKNNLNPQQASSGSSKKTEILSKPGVSETLTLTETLNFSCNVGAGIPARERRAKRALNAIRSRSTPDVMASKLGCETESQPRETADTLEDSHKKAIFASSLLKNVISKKMQFEQERKIEREIRAPLCAQSKDQEAKKEKEIVQRQTSETPEDLRDDQSQENPCSQTAESPCDPGDALKTPLTPSEKSAFKTWKDEEEESKANGDGECKCALEETPPNTSITPVMESSECVEGENSKMIKMSHLYVPSSQLMPNEKEAAGISLHNLKVTGDLDGGGCGQLNSGQLQCSADKYKTSQCQKAPEIKIRLRSVKENQSNQFNIASLLTPNIHCNVSPKKVTNESKSLTISDKVPHFMVRDIRDSKCKFQTPIHQVRDVRKLVKSSYRVVALENTTAEALREGSKPLKRGPLPTPMVIKCQSVNTNSATKPSEPVNLASKREEGESLTSECAFKRVPCAKQPLAEQQEFSLKIDAKTAKQKAEKVVAASEKKPESKVKNQIALEKLKAAVKTMEQLYVFDRNEWKRKTQAPRPITDSHVLSLITREEQGVATKTDYDNEYGKADNEKLAGSATASYAGVVMDEDKMCIPAAKFVAQRADSFNPKAPTHINTVNEHAQQMFSSKDYSFKSHKVPLSLKICPPKVKSEDTGKDRISISEHQQPPHSDSDDYLTIPVKTQAFDSKLMHHPKPPLQPLQCSPIESWSPESQTATIYHHATPAVPAAQPQVLCLTPPAEPPPAHIQRKLLLDPTTGQYYLVETPVLMQPAAQRFYHPESGQYLDIPLSVPPVPMSISPVTLSPAAAYPPTYLVYPSTLLPPHPNPQSHSSTFSEGEDMVETGSMYLIPPGPAATNSTKPVISITSQQGARIVAPPSFDGTTMSFVVEHR; via the coding sequence ATGGAGACACTTCAAACGGCCATCGCGAGCAGAGAGGACACCGGACCGTTCAAAAAGCCGCTGGAAAACAAGAAAGAGCAATGCAACGGTGGCGATCACAACGAAACAAATTATGTAGACTTGGGCAATCCGGTGGACATGAAGACGGATAGCACAAAGACGGTAAAAGTCACTTTCACAGGCGAAGGAAACCAACTGGCCATATTTAAATGTAAAGGCGATACGTCCGGCTCCGGGATTAAGAGTCCTGGAGAGCGAGTAGGGAACGAATATGCTGATAAAAGTCCATCAAACGAGAGTCGCGCGGATAACGTCGGAATTGAAAAGTGCTATTCTGAGAGACTTCATGGAGAGCGCGCACGCCATATAAATGTTCCTTCGGAGGATGACTTGCCAGGAGATGAGGTTAATAATAAGGATGCCGAAACGAATGCAAAACCCGAAAATCCCAAATATGAAACGGAGGAGTTACAGTACACGGACATGTACTTGAACAGCCGCTGCGAATCAAAAGATGGCACGAGCGCGGCGGACGCAGAGTCCCGCTACATAACAACGCACGAGATTCAGCTAACTGAGTTGGATCACGATGTGGATTACGAGTTTGGCCGCGGATCCTGCTGGGATTTCGAGGATGATAATCTAGTGTATTCATTTGTTGATTACGCGTCATTTGACAGCGACGAGACGACGCTTGGAAGAATTCAAAGCAAGTCAAAGAGCAATAAGGTTCAGCACACCTTACGCGCAGCGAAGCTCTCCGACACTGGTGCGCTGGTCAGCACCGAGAGTGAACTTTACGAATCCGACAAATGCGCCAGCTCGGATGAAGGCGCGAGTAAGATCCAACACGACCGCAGAAATTCGGCAGGACATATTCAGCTATCAATCAAAGCGTCCTCGCGGGCTATCAACGACAATGCCGCTGTCCTAGAAGAGAAGAATGTCCGCTTTCACACCAGACGCGCGGGTGAGCGGGGTCATTATTCGTTCAGAAGCTCTGACTCCAAAAGCGAGACCCCGTATGACCGCTACTTCATCCCACCTCCAGGTCGCCAACACCTAGCGAGCAAACTGAGAGGTAAAGACATTAACGAATATTCCAGTGGCGCGTCCAGTTCCGTTAGTGAACTGGATGACGCCGATAAAGAGGTGCGCAATCTCACCGCCCGGTCCTTCAGGAGTCTGGCGTGTCCTTACTTTGATGCAATAAATTTGAGCAGCTCGAGTGAGTCCTCAATGTCAGAACACGGACTGAGTATTAACAAATGGTCTGCTTTCGTCGACTTGAATTACAGCAGCATGACACAGGGACGCGAGCAGAACAAGCTGGCGCGCAAGAACTCTTCGCCTCTTTTGGAGGGGAATAAAAGCGCCGAGTGTAAAAACGTGAAAGATTTGGGTCATACTAATACGCTACACCCACAAACTAAAATATTGTCGCTGAAAAATAACTTGAACCCTCAGCAGGCGTCCTCTGGGTCGTCTAAGAAAACAGAGATACTAAGCAAACCAGGTGTCAGTGAAACCTTAACACTAACTGAAACCTTGAATTTCAGCTGCAATGTCGGAGCAGGCATACCTGCGCGCGAGAGGCGCGCAAAACGCGCACTGAATGCCATAAGGTCACGTTCCACACCTGACGTCATGGCAAGCAAGTTGGGATGTGAAACAGAAAGTCAGCCCCGTGAAACGGCTGACACCTTGGAAGATTCCCACAAGAAAGCCATCTTTGCCTCTAGTCTTTTGAAAAACGTAATCTCCAAGAAAATGCAGTTTGAGCAAGAGCGTAAAATAGAAAGAGAAATACGCGCACCACTGTGCGCTCAATCTAAGGATCAAGAAgctaagaaagaaaaagagattgTGCAAAGACAGACATCAGAAACCCCAGAGGACCTCAGAGATGACCAGTCACAAGAGAACCCGTGTTCCCAGACTGCTGAGTCACCCTGTGACCCAGGCGACGCCCTAAAAACTCCCCTGACCCCTAGTGAAAAAAGTGCTTTCAAAACCTGGAAAGATGAGGAGGAAGAATCTAAAGCTAACGGTGATGGAGAATGTAAGTGCGCACTGGAGGAGACCCCGCCAAACACCTCAATTACACCCGTGATGGAAAGCAGTGAATGTGTTGAGGGCGAGAATAGTAAGATGATTAAGATGTCTCACTTGTATGTCCCTAGCTCGCAGCTTATGCCTAATGAAAAGGAAGCGGCCGGGATTTCATTACATAATCTGAAAGTGACTGGAGATCTTGACGGGGGAGGGTGCGGACAACTAAACTCAGGCCAGCTTCAGTGCTCTGCGGACAAATATAAAACCTCACAGTGTCAAAAAGCGCCCGAAATCAAAATACGCCTTCGAAGTGTCAAAGAAAACCAAAGCAATCAGTTTAACATCGCCAGCCTATTAACTCCTAACATACATTGCAACGTCAGCCCCAAAAAGGTGACGAACGAGTCTAAAAGCCTAACCATATCTGACAAAGTACCGCATTTTATGGTTAGGGATATCAGAGATAGTAAATGTAAGTTCCAGACTCCTATTCACCAGGTTCGAGACGTGCGTAAATTGGTTAAAAGCTCATACCGGGTTGTAGCGCTGGAAAACACCACGGCAGAAGCGTTACGCGAGGGGAGCAAACCTTTAAAAAGGGGACCGCTTCCTACACCAATGGTCATAAAATGTCAGTCTGTGAACACAAACAGTGCCACAAAACCCAGTGAGCCTGTAAATCTGGCCTCTAAACGCGAGGAGGGCGAGAGTTTGACATCGGAATGTGCTTTTAAAAGAGTCCCGTGCGCAAAGCAGCCTTTGGCTGAACAGCAAGAGTTTAGCTTAAAAATCGATGCCAAAACGGCAAAACAAAAAGCGGAAAAAGTAGTAGCCGCCAGCGAGAAGAAACCGGAATCTAAAGTCAAAAATCAAATAGCGCTTGAAAAGTTAAAGGCAGCTGTGAAAACCATGGAACAGCTGTACGTTTTTGATAGGAACGAATGGAAGCGCAAAACGCAAGCGCCGCGACCAATAACGGACAGTCACGTCCTGTCCCTAATCACGCGAGAGGAGCAAGGAGTGGCGACCAAAACGGACTATGATAACGAATATGGAAAAGCGGACAATGAGAAACTCGCTGGCTCGGCCACAGCCTCTTATGCAggtgtggtgatggatgaggatAAAATGTGTATTCCAGCAGCTAAATTTGTAGCCCAAAGGGCAGATTCTTTCAACCCCAAAGCACCTACCCATATAAACACAGTGAATGAACATGCTCAACAAATGTTTTCTAGCAAGGACTATTCTTTTAAATCTCATAAAGTGCCTTTGTCATTGAAAATCTGTCCTCCTAAAGTAAAAAGTGAGGACACAGGTAAAGACAGGATTTCTATTTCAGAGCACCAGCAGCCTCCGCACTCAGACTCTGACGATTACCTAACCATCCCTGTTAAAACTCAAGCTTTTGATTCCAAACTTATGCATCACCCAAAACCTCCCCTTCAGCCTTTGCAATGCTCACCAATCGAGTCTTGGTCCCCAGAGAGTCAGACGGCCACGATATATCACCACGCCACGCCCGCTGTACCTGCTGCCCAACCCCAGGTACTCTGCCTCACACCTCCTGCAGAGCCCCCACCCGCCCACATTCAGCGTAAGCTGCTTCTGGACCCCACCACGGGCCAGTATTACTTAGTGGAAACCCCTGTGCTCATGCAGCCAGCCGCTCAGCGGTTTTACCATCCGGAGAGTGGTCAGTACTTGGACATTCCTTTATCAGTCCCCCCAGTGCCCATGTCCATCTCCCCAGTTACCCTCAGTCCTGCGGCAGCTTATCCACCTACCTACCTGGTCTATCCCTCAACCTTGCTGCCACCACACCCAAATCCCCAGTCTCACTCTTCCACCTTCTCAGAGGGCGAGGACATGGTCGAGACGGGCAGCATGTATCTGATACCGCCAGGCCCGGCAGCAACCAACAGCACCAAACCTGTCATTAGTATTACATCACAGCAAGGTGCCCGTATAGTTGCCCCTCCCTCCTTTGATGGGACAACCATGAGCTTTGTGGTGGAGCATAGATAA